caagggggctagtcagcatccaaaacctcaagggggctagtcacatccaaaacctcaagggggctagtcagcatccaaaatctcaagggggctagtcagcatccaaaacctcaagggggctagtcagcatccaaaatCTCAAAGGGACTAGTCAGCGTCCAAGCATCCCCAAAGGAGCATATCGGTAAGAGGGAGCAGGACACCCTATCTGCTTAGTTTCAGCGAAATTACAGGTGGTATTCACTACGAGAAAGCTAATCAGCACTTAACACATAAACACACCAGCATTTCGCGGAAAGCGCGCagtctgagggggctagttgtagggAGAGCACTATTTTCAGAGCAAGCACATCAGTCAAGACAGATATGCTCACTccgagggggctagttgtacgggtatGCTACCAGCTGGCTGGTAGCATCGCCAAACTGTTAAGGAGGCACGTGACCAGTTATTATTAATCCTTATCAGCAGTTATTATTCCCTACCAGCATCTCTTACAAGCCGGTAGGGGGGAGGCACGTGACCAAACCAAGAGGTCAACGGGTCGCTATCAATCGGGTAGGACCCATTTGTCCGTACGCCCGACCCGCGCCTATATATATGGGCTTCATTTATGACAAAAGGTACGCAAACACAATCATTTCCACTAAAACCAAAATACTTATCACTCATCATATCTGACtttagcatcggaggggggatcctcgaatcacCCTCGAGGCTAGTTCATCTTTGTTATCTGCGCAGGATATCAACAGGATAACAGTAGCACTCAACCAGCAAGACATCTCCAACCGTTCCCAAATCATACCGGAACAATTATCATAGGACCACATGGTGAATATATGGACCCTGATGCAGGAGTGGTCATCACTTTCAAGGTTGATGGATATCCATTTCGTAGAGAGAATTTTGTCCTAAAAGaaattcaaagagtgaagaaacTCACCTTGGAGTCATTGTTGGTTTATGGGCCACGAGACTATGTTCTTTGTGGCAAGGAGACAATCTCTTTGGCAGATCTCAGAGGCTGGAATATACTTGTTTACATTGATTCGCTTCGTGACAGTAAATTTTACCATGAAGTAAATGCATGGTATCAAGCCATTAAGCCAAAGTATGATAAATTTGAAATCATATTTGTACGGGAGTAAAAGTAACCTATCAGACCGATCATGTCCTATCAGACCATCGATCATCTGGCAGGACCTTCCAAGCGGAGCAATCACAAGAGGTAATTACTGAAAGTAATACGAACCCTCAAGGACCGCGCTGCGGGACAACGGCCTGCTAGACGACAACGGATATATGTCGTTAAGCAAAAGGACAAATAATAAGTACATCACCAACGTACACGCGGCGACATCTGAATAGGCCAAAGTActgaatagtacgcctataaatactaccgtccccattcatttgcggacacgttcaatacaagtacaattcttaaccctctctactttctctctctagaatatCATTTCActtgctgacttaggcatcggaggggttttctcggttaaacccccgaggttagcttacGTTCGTTCTGTCTGACAGGGCAATATCTCCAGGCAGAGCGTCCCAGTTCTATACTCGGAACAATATTTGTTCGCGGATGTCAAGTTGAAGATGATGCAGTTGTTGAATCAATGCCTTGGTTGGTATGTCCCTTTAACCTTGATCATTCAACTACCCTGCAAAACAAAATATTCGAGGAGGCGACATGTGATACGCTAGTTCATTTTGGACCAGATGGCCGGATTTGTGCATTACATGTTCAACATCATCTCGACATTTATGGACCTGATGCTTTTCCATTTCTATTTCTTGAGAATGACAAAATTCTACGCGAAGATGTCATGCATGATTCAACTTTGTACTCAGCCAGACTACGCTGAGATCTTTTATTAGGGATACTCTTGAAACTTTCATCTGGAATCTACATCGTTATATATCTTGAGAGAATAGCCAAGTCAACAATCGGGTCCAACAGAGAATAGCAGCTTATgcatttagtttgttttgtaGTATGTATAATGGTCGATAGAGATCCTAGTACCCTGTTAGTGTGTAAATCTTATGTCACAGAATAGTCGTTACTTGCTTGTTTGGATATTTTGGATAATATTTGAAAAGTTTAATAGTTTATATTTTATATCGTTGATTTGATTGTTGgatttgatttaattttttttattaatcatGGGTTCTATGCGTGTTAATTTACAATTAATTTACCATGTTTCAAATGATAAATTGGCAGGTTCTAATCCTTTCGAGACATGCTCTAATATGACATTCTGAAACCCGGAAGCATATTTTGAACACATGGAATTACTACATAAAATAATGTTGAAATATCAAAAGTTAATCGGACATGTTTTAAAATTGGATGGTTATGTTCTAAAATTTCAGGCAAATATTCTAAGACAAAAGAagtctaaaaataaaaaaggaatcATATATTAAATGTATCTTTaataaaaacccaaaaaaatattACAAAGTAACAAATGTCACCCCTAAAATAACAATTGTgtgagtaaaaaaataaaataaagagtctATTATCTAAAATAAATTGGTGAACTTGATAGTAACAACctgaaaaaaaaagagtaacattaatatttaaaataaatatgaaaaaaataaaggaatGAAGTGTGGAACATACAGTACCTGAATATAGAACACAAGGCTTGTCATATGGAACATCGTGAAATCATATAACCAGAACATAAAAACCCggaagaataataataataaaaaaaaaacaatacacAACAGGATTAATTAGAACACAGAGCAATGCATTTTGGAACATAATAAataagaacatcaaacaaaactAAAAAAGAATATTTCAAAACAATAAGTATTAACTtacattttcatttttcattttcggGACAATTACGAATATCATGGTACCCATCTTCTACATCCTTTACAcaacctcttcttcttcttacttTGCTCAACATCTTTTTCTTTATCACTTTTCAACCTTTTATCACTTTCGGTCGGTACCATAAACATGAACCCCCGTCCCTTTGTTCTTTGAGACTTTAGGAGGTTTGATCAAAATTTCAGTAGGCACACTAGCTCCAATACGCAACTCAATGTCTTGGACTTTGCTATAAACACTACTACTCGATTCAGCAACACTACTACTTTGGGATTCCAAATCTAACCTCAGTGCTCGAAGATTTTTCACAAGAGAAGAAAGTTTCAGTTCATTACCTTGTGCCAAACTCACACAAGAGTGGATTTCACAccacaaataattcaacagtCTTTTCTTATCTACTGCTTGAGCCTATTGCTCCAACACATTGCCTTGTAAATCAAAAATAGACTTTTTACATGCCATTGTACATTTGTACTCCATCGATTAAGAACATAAGCTTCATGAATTTTATCCATCTGTTTTTCTTTCTAAACCCAAACCATATGCATACAAGGAAGCCCTTGTATTTCAAATGTCTTGCATAAGCAGCTAGTATCTAATGTTCAACATTGCAAAAAATATCGAACTTGCGAATTCGACAACCTTCTCTGACATTCTAAATTTCCAATCCATATTCTTTCTTAAAACCATCAAGACCACATGAGAAGCAAGATATTTCTACCTCATCTTGAAAGTCAGATCATAAGAAACAGAAGTAATGTAAACTTGAGAAGCAAATTTCTCTATGGCACTACATGTCTTGCACTCAGGAAGTCTTTGTTTAGAACAATTATCATTTTCACGTACCTTGAGTATGGCGCTGAACATCTAATGTACTTTCGAATCTCATATAAAACTCAACAAGTGTAAGATGTGGATTGGTGAACTTTGTATAAAAAATATTCTTACTCTCTGACCTAGACATGGTTCTCATAATACCACACAAGAACAAATCCCTAAAATAAGTCGGAATCCACATTTTCGCTAATATTTACATTCAAAAGAATATAATCCTTATTGATCACatactttattttttcttttcaaagtaCTTTATTATGCCACATTTTTATATTGTCACAAATAAATCATACTAGATTTTAGCACacgcgatgcacggattctattaaattgttaagttaaaacaAAACTGTTATATATATCAActgttatattttatatattatattagataagtgtttgatgttggattgaatttcattttagatttatttttttaatcgtTAAAGTGGttgattttagatggaattgtatatatgtagtattcgtaattaattaataaaaatatctacgtgtcacctaattatttatctgcgtgacactcgacttttttaattcataaaagttttgaaatcttatttttcattcgccaaaaaccattagattttctactcggcgctctaatattggattagtgtttgattttggattgaattttattttagattagtgtttgatttttgattgaattttattttagattagtgtttgattttggattgaattttattttagatttatgttttaattattagagtgtttgattttggatggagttgtatatactagtaattaattaattaaaatatctatgtggtgcctaattaattatctacgtggcactcaatttttttaattgaaaaataaattagaaatgttatttttcattggtcgaaaccattagtaattcTACGTGGCCctctaatagttcagcaaatatgcctcctagcaaatatatatatagattttaatttaaatattttaaacaaAATCCAGTGAAACAAATAATTCAGTAATAAAAATACAACCCCTACTTAATGTCTAATTTTTCTGTAGAGAAACTTTACGAACAATTTTTTCTACATAACATAATtctattatttttatatatattttcgtacaaatcgcgtgcatataagactagtgttTTATGAAAGATAGAACTCaaatactacgtatataatgTTTAAATCTCAAAATAGCATCACACAGGAATCTGAAATACTAGCTCAAGTCATGGGCGCACATAAAAAATACACAACGTTGGTTCCTTGTTCAGGAAATAACAAAATATTGCTGCCGTTGAGGCTCCCACCAAGTAATAATTGTAACTCTTAAAATAATATGGAGGAATTGAGTAACATATTTGGTTTTAAGATGAGTAAATTAAGGATACTGACCGTCCTTAAACTTTGCCAAAAAATTCAGTTTAATTCCTATTATTCAGAAGGATCAGTTTAGTTCCCAAATGGATAGAAGACGCTATAAGCCGCTAAATCGCTAATAACGCTCCAACCAATATCATCCACCATCATGCTCGTCATCAATCTGAGGCTGAAATGTGTGTAAGTAAGTTTCTATGGCGGATAGTTTCTCCATCCATTAGTCAAGAAGTCAATTAGTCAATGCAGGCGGCTCAAGATCATATCGATCATGTGAGGATATTTGTACTGATTATTCATTTATTGatatacaaataattaatatctAGATTTTtaacatcaattttttttttgttgacttGTAGGAAATTACAACAAACGAAACAAAAAACTAAGCTAATCCGGCTCTTTAGCAAAAGTAGCCCGAGAAAACCCCTCTTGAACTGTATTCAATTCCTTGCACGatcatgtgtttcttggacctgtTCTAGATTGACCTTATAGATAACGCAACTACAGAAAAACCTATCCAATTGTCGAATCATGTCAATCGTCCAACGTTGATGAATATCTAGTGTTTGATGCTTTTATAAAGACAATACAAGGATAGAAGGGttaattagttaaaattaagATCGGGTCAATCGAGCAAGAGATAGCCCATTACATTCCATTTAGACACGCAATAGCTTCAGCCTGTGCCGCAGAATGTGACATGCCCTAGGCACATGATCCAGAGTGAGCTATTGTATCCTCTGTAGCTGATGTTAAAGATCACATTGTTTCAATATGTTGTCTATTCCATGCTACATTAACTTGTAAATGAAAAGGGGTATGACCACCGCTTGTCACCCTATTTCAACCTATCAAATTGCAATTTTTACATCGCATTTAATCCTACTTAGCAATTAGCCAGGCCACCATGAATAAT
This Spinacia oleracea cultivar Varoflay chromosome 6, BTI_SOV_V1, whole genome shotgun sequence DNA region includes the following protein-coding sequences:
- the LOC130463636 gene encoding probable nucleoredoxin 2; translated protein: MDPDAGVVITFKVDGYPFRRENFVLKEIQRVKKLTLESLLVYGPRDYVLCGKETISLADLRGWNILVYIDSLRDSKFYHETDHVLSDHRSSGRTFQAEQSQEAERPSSILGTIFVRGCQVEDDAVVESMPWLVCPFNLDHSTTLQNKIFEEATCDTLVHFGPDGRICALHVQHHLDIYGPDAFPFLFLENDKILREDVMHDSTLYSARLR